From Deltaproteobacteria bacterium, the proteins below share one genomic window:
- a CDS encoding HAMP domain-containing histidine kinase, producing the protein MSCGCDMIGETGLRFYGKMTASMSHEIKNALAIINENAGLLEDFTLMADRGMPIDPGRLKTLAEKVIKQVQRADGIVKTMNRFAHSIDESVKNVELDEVLDFVATLSGRLAFVRGVTLEVESGAIPVTIATRSFFLENLVWLCLDFAMDATGGGKTVGLRAEQTENGARLKLTQLQGLSERTTSAFPGEREIALLDALRAELAINERAAEIVLMLPRDIGQ; encoded by the coding sequence ATGAGCTGCGGATGTGACATGATTGGTGAAACAGGGCTTCGGTTCTATGGGAAAATGACCGCCTCTATGTCCCATGAAATCAAAAACGCCCTGGCTATTATCAACGAGAACGCTGGGCTTCTGGAAGACTTCACTCTCATGGCAGACAGGGGGATGCCCATCGACCCTGGACGGCTCAAGACCCTGGCCGAGAAGGTCATCAAGCAGGTCCAGCGGGCGGACGGAATCGTCAAGACAATGAACAGGTTTGCCCATAGCATTGACGAATCCGTGAAGAACGTTGAATTGGATGAAGTCCTTGACTTCGTGGCCACGCTCTCCGGCAGGTTGGCTTTCGTGCGAGGCGTAACTCTGGAAGTGGAGTCTGGCGCGATTCCGGTTACGATCGCGACAAGATCCTTTTTTCTGGAAAACCTGGTGTGGCTGTGCCTGGATTTTGCTATGGACGCGACTGGTGGCGGAAAGACCGTCGGCCTTAGGGCCGAACAGACGGAAAACGGGGCGCGGCTCAAATTGACGCAGCTCCAAGGCCTTTCGGAAAGGACGACGAGTGCGTTTCCGGGGGAAAGGGAAATAGCCCTGCTTGACGCGCTCAGGGCTGAACTTGCGATCAATGAAAGAGCTGCAGAGATTGTTCTCATGCTGCCGAGAGACATCGGCCAGTAG
- a CDS encoding response regulator — MRVLLVDDEEELVSALAERLRIRGIDADWACICYDAIRRVESKRYDIAVLDVKMPKMSGIELKRRLEEKRPGMKYIFMTGHGSEEDFRAGSAEAGTAYYLVKPVKIEDLIEKINEILND; from the coding sequence ATGAGAGTGTTATTAGTGGACGATGAAGAAGAACTGGTATCCGCCTTGGCGGAGCGGCTTCGCATCAGGGGGATCGACGCGGACTGGGCCTGCATCTGCTATGACGCCATACGGCGAGTGGAATCAAAAAGGTATGATATTGCCGTGCTCGATGTGAAGATGCCCAAGATGAGCGGGATTGAACTGAAGAGAAGATTGGAGGAAAAGCGTCCTGGGATGAAATACATCTTCATGACCGGGCATGGTTCAGAAGAGGATTTCCGGGCCGGTTCAGCTGAAGCCGGAACCGCTTACTATTTAGTCAAACCTGTTAAAATAGAGGATCTCATTGAGAAGATCAATGAGATCCTCAACGACTGA